A genome region from Tolypothrix sp. PCC 7712 includes the following:
- a CDS encoding glycosyltransferase family 2 protein → MISIITPVYNGDRFIEDCIKNVIDQNCTDVEHIIVDGGSTDRTVEIIKNYAEQYPHIRWISEKDKGQSDAMNKGITLAEGEIIGFLNVDDYYESDVFNRVIEIFKTLPDPSFLVGNCNLWNDRGELFQINKPRKMQFNDLLLGWHINPFPANPSAYFYHSSIHQIIGLYDVDDHDAMDLHFLLQVVQIATVKYVDETWGNFQVIKGTKTYNSNQSGQTLERIERILNTYRQRLPLSQQLKLAFKGNFLTKKKGIERRIKSYLKT, encoded by the coding sequence ATGATTAGTATTATCACCCCAGTTTATAACGGCGATCGCTTCATTGAAGACTGCATCAAAAATGTTATTGATCAAAACTGTACTGATGTTGAACATATTATTGTCGATGGAGGCTCCACAGATAGAACTGTAGAAATTATTAAAAATTATGCAGAACAATATCCACATATTAGATGGATATCTGAAAAAGATAAGGGACAGTCGGATGCCATGAATAAAGGTATTACCCTAGCGGAGGGAGAGATTATCGGATTTCTGAATGTAGATGACTATTATGAATCGGATGTTTTCAATAGAGTCATAGAAATTTTTAAGACCTTACCCGATCCTAGCTTCCTCGTCGGCAACTGTAACTTATGGAACGATAGGGGTGAGCTTTTTCAAATTAACAAACCCCGGAAAATGCAGTTTAATGATTTATTGTTGGGATGGCATATAAACCCTTTTCCTGCAAACCCATCTGCATATTTTTATCATAGTTCAATACATCAAATAATTGGTTTATATGATGTTGATGATCATGATGCTATGGATTTACATTTCCTCTTACAAGTAGTGCAAATTGCTACAGTTAAATATGTAGATGAAACTTGGGGAAATTTCCAAGTAATCAAAGGCACAAAAACTTACAATAGTAATCAAAGTGGTCAGACGCTAGAGCGTATAGAGCGAATTCTAAATACTTATCGCCAAAGGCTTCCTTTATCTCAGCAATTAAAATTAGCGTTCAAAGGTAATTTTTTGACCAAGAAAAAAGGCATTGAACGTAGAATAAAAAGCTATTTAAAAACATAA
- a CDS encoding glycosyltransferase family 4 protein, whose translation MKVAFITHFPNLYGANRSLLNLIDGLKPYGVVPHIIAPFEGQLTAQLKILNIEYAVVPIQWWADEFKGSFIDKAYQIASFYPKAFKRLYLNFKLIPTLEEILKLWNIDVVYTNSSATPAGSLVAEKLQVPHIWHLREFLDKDYNLYLDWGKSFCSYFIQKSSAKIAISKAIASHFFPDCSTENLHIVYNGIASTEELQLLYQIGISSLKVNRPFTFTLVGLIHPNKGQDVAIKAFAKIAKKYPQVRLLIVGDGDNDYLDQLKKLTEDLGVLNLVEFWGYLEDPYKAYLDSDVILMCSKNEGMGRVTVEAMSVCRPVIGYDNAGTSEIIQHEYTGLLYRGDHEALAACMKQLIENPDWAKQLGMNAWKRVVEEYSIETYSQKIYEILLSVVTQHNISKQLIHI comes from the coding sequence ATGAAAGTAGCTTTCATCACTCATTTTCCGAATTTATATGGGGCAAATCGCTCCCTTCTGAATTTAATAGATGGCTTAAAGCCTTATGGTGTAGTACCTCATATTATTGCTCCCTTTGAGGGACAATTGACAGCCCAATTAAAGATTCTCAATATAGAATATGCGGTAGTTCCTATTCAATGGTGGGCAGATGAATTTAAAGGTAGCTTTATAGACAAGGCTTACCAAATTGCTTCATTTTATCCGAAAGCTTTTAAACGTTTGTATTTGAATTTTAAGTTAATCCCTACTTTAGAAGAAATATTAAAATTATGGAATATTGATGTAGTGTATACAAATTCTTCTGCAACTCCAGCAGGTAGTCTAGTAGCAGAGAAACTACAAGTTCCACATATTTGGCATCTTAGAGAATTTCTAGATAAAGACTATAATCTATATTTAGATTGGGGTAAATCATTCTGCAGTTATTTTATTCAAAAATCATCTGCAAAAATTGCTATTTCTAAAGCAATTGCATCGCATTTTTTTCCGGATTGCTCAACAGAAAATTTGCATATTGTATATAACGGTATTGCTTCAACCGAAGAATTACAACTTCTATATCAAATAGGAATTTCCTCATTAAAGGTTAATAGGCCATTTACATTTACATTAGTCGGTTTAATTCATCCAAATAAAGGGCAAGATGTGGCTATTAAAGCTTTTGCAAAAATAGCCAAAAAATATCCTCAGGTACGCTTATTAATAGTTGGAGATGGTGATAATGATTATCTTGATCAACTCAAGAAATTAACTGAAGATTTGGGAGTTCTAAATCTAGTCGAATTTTGGGGTTATTTAGAAGATCCTTATAAAGCATATTTAGATTCAGATGTTATTTTGATGTGTTCTAAAAATGAAGGAATGGGCCGAGTTACCGTAGAAGCGATGTCTGTATGTCGTCCTGTGATTGGTTATGATAATGCCGGAACATCAGAGATTATTCAACATGAATATACTGGTCTGCTATATCGAGGTGATCATGAGGCGCTTGCAGCATGTATGAAGCAACTTATTGAAAATCCTGACTGGGCAAAGCAGCTAGGAATGAACGCATGGAAGAGAGTTGTTGAAGAGTACAGTATAGAAACTTATTCTCAGAAAATTTATGAAATTTTACTATCAGTGGTTACACAGCATAATATTTCAAAACAATTAATACATATTTAG
- a CDS encoding glycosyltransferase family 4 protein has translation MKNTLSQINLSFMNKTIAVIARQIGARSETFIKRHMEDILPGKTVVITSYVSGFDAGYWNVNCPVLKVYDLSERSGGIKRVVRASTAKFAVQNFLKIHKVDVILGEFLHYSCNFFQIAQELGIPFFAHAHGKDVSELLRDPYWQKEYLRYKKAAGIITINQVSRTRLIDLGLDPQKIHIIPSGVDVPDEPLKRSEKEIIRCLAVGRMVPKKGPILLLEAFRKAVKVYPNLRLDYIGTGEMLPAVRQFIQGLDLTNKVTLHGGQPHEFVQEYMKKADIFLQHSIVDPDSGDEEGLPVSILEAMACALPVVSTIHAGIPEAVLDEKTGFLVSEGDCLSMAQKIMILAQDADLRSKMGFAGWQRAQELFTWERERDSLLQVMGLTKN, from the coding sequence TTGAAAAACACTCTATCACAGATTAATTTGAGCTTTATGAATAAAACTATTGCTGTTATAGCCCGTCAAATTGGTGCTCGTTCTGAAACTTTCATTAAACGACATATGGAAGATATACTACCAGGTAAAACGGTAGTAATTACAAGTTATGTTTCTGGTTTTGATGCTGGTTATTGGAATGTAAATTGTCCTGTCTTAAAAGTTTATGACCTATCTGAACGTAGTGGAGGGATTAAGAGAGTAGTACGTGCATCTACAGCAAAGTTTGCTGTTCAAAATTTTTTAAAAATACATAAAGTTGATGTTATATTAGGTGAATTTTTGCATTATTCGTGCAATTTCTTCCAAATCGCCCAAGAGCTAGGTATCCCTTTTTTTGCCCATGCTCATGGTAAAGATGTTTCGGAACTATTACGAGATCCTTATTGGCAAAAAGAATACTTACGCTACAAGAAAGCAGCAGGCATAATTACTATTAATCAGGTCAGTCGAACCAGACTCATAGATTTAGGTTTAGATCCCCAGAAGATACATATTATTCCCTCTGGTGTAGACGTACCAGATGAACCTTTAAAAAGGTCAGAAAAAGAAATAATTCGTTGTCTTGCCGTAGGTCGTATGGTACCGAAGAAAGGGCCAATTTTACTACTAGAAGCTTTTCGCAAAGCGGTAAAAGTATACCCCAATTTGCGACTAGATTACATTGGTACAGGAGAGATGTTACCAGCAGTCCGGCAATTTATTCAAGGACTGGATCTTACTAACAAAGTGACCCTACATGGCGGTCAACCCCATGAGTTTGTTCAGGAGTATATGAAAAAAGCTGATATTTTTTTACAGCACAGTATAGTTGACCCAGACAGCGGAGATGAAGAGGGTCTACCTGTATCAATTTTAGAAGCAATGGCTTGTGCCCTTCCTGTAGTTTCCACTATACATGCGGGGATTCCTGAAGCTGTATTAGATGAGAAGACAGGTTTTCTAGTTAGCGAGGGAGATTGCTTGAGTATGGCACAGAAAATTATGATCTTGGCACAAGATGCTGATTTACGCTCAAAAATGGGTTTTGCGGGTTGGCAAAGAGCTCAAGAATTATTTACATGGGAAAGAGAAAGAGATAGTCTTCTCCAAGTTATGGGGCTAACTAAAAATTGA
- a CDS encoding class I SAM-dependent methyltransferase, whose amino-acid sequence MQNKDFWEETKFVQTTKGYRASNNPIHVGVGSRFIVNILGRTYEPLINKYAKGLLLDLGCGNVPLYAMYRDKIVDNVCVDWSNSIHKNKYLDYVFDLNDRLLLESEQFDTILLTDVLEHIANPEFLINEITRLLKPGGHLILTVPFFYWIHEQPHDYFRYTEFCIKRFCENNKLNVILLEPYGGAPEIILDIVAKNLMDVSPMLCKIHCNVSTLFINSYIGKKISTKTSKSFPLGYSLIAQKGKL is encoded by the coding sequence ATGCAAAATAAAGATTTTTGGGAAGAAACAAAATTTGTACAGACAACCAAGGGATATAGAGCCTCAAATAATCCTATTCATGTTGGCGTTGGCTCTCGCTTTATTGTGAATATTCTAGGACGAACTTATGAACCATTAATTAACAAGTATGCAAAAGGTTTATTGCTAGACTTAGGATGTGGCAATGTACCTTTGTATGCTATGTATAGAGATAAGATTGTCGATAACGTTTGTGTTGATTGGTCTAATAGTATACACAAAAATAAATATCTTGACTATGTATTTGATTTAAATGATAGATTGCTTCTTGAAAGTGAACAATTTGATACTATTCTCCTAACTGACGTACTTGAACATATCGCTAATCCCGAATTCTTAATAAATGAAATAACAAGGCTTCTAAAGCCAGGTGGTCATCTTATTTTGACTGTACCTTTTTTTTATTGGATTCATGAGCAACCTCATGATTATTTTAGATATACAGAATTTTGTATTAAAAGATTTTGTGAGAACAATAAGCTCAATGTGATTTTATTAGAACCTTATGGAGGTGCGCCAGAAATAATTTTAGATATAGTTGCAAAAAATTTGATGGATGTATCACCTATGTTATGCAAAATTCATTGTAATGTTAGTACATTGTTTATCAACAGTTATATTGGTAAAAAAATCTCTACCAAAACTTCTAAAAGCTTTCCATTAGGTTATTCCTTGATAGCGCAAAAAGGAAAATTATAA
- a CDS encoding lipopolysaccharide biosynthesis protein → MKNLSSSEKQQKYFNTDHLKADLKGRSVRGGAITMVAQIAKFGLTLVSNVVLARLLTPQDYGLVGMVTAVTGFVTLFKDLGLSMATVQKEEINHEQVSTLFWVNVGLSVVTALITAAIAPAIAEFYNEPRLIWITLALTSGFIISGLSVQHSALLNRQMQYKVLMFNDVFATVLSIVAAIVAAFYGLGYWALVIMPLVGGVIGTVGLWITCSWRPGFPARLMGVRSMLAFGGHLTAFSTINYFARNLDNVLIGRSWGAQQLGLYAKAYQLLLLPLNQINAPITGVAIPSLSRLQQEPEKFRHYYLKALSIVAFLTMPTITFMIVAAEEIIGTLLGSQWQDAVAIFRLLSISAIVQPICNTTGWLYISTGNTQRMFKWGLFSSSLVVASFFIGLPYQAYGVALSYTVAMLLQAAPCIYYATSGTSITIFDVLKAVKQVFISSIISSSIACAIKIVISSSIPMWICLIIYSLVMIAVYVLLMFYIFGQKDFYLSFLREFKKTK, encoded by the coding sequence ATGAAAAATCTTTCTTCTAGTGAAAAACAACAAAAGTATTTTAATACCGATCATCTCAAAGCAGATTTAAAAGGTCGCTCTGTGCGTGGTGGTGCAATCACAATGGTTGCCCAAATTGCCAAGTTTGGCTTGACTTTGGTATCTAACGTAGTTTTAGCTAGATTGCTGACACCTCAAGATTATGGTTTGGTCGGAATGGTGACTGCTGTTACAGGGTTCGTTACCTTGTTTAAAGATTTGGGATTGTCAATGGCGACTGTCCAAAAGGAAGAGATTAATCATGAGCAGGTTAGTACTTTATTTTGGGTGAATGTAGGTCTGAGTGTTGTCACAGCTTTAATAACAGCTGCGATCGCACCTGCAATTGCTGAGTTCTATAATGAACCTCGTTTAATATGGATTACCTTAGCTTTGACAAGTGGATTCATTATTAGTGGATTAAGTGTGCAACACTCAGCTTTGCTGAATCGCCAAATGCAGTACAAAGTACTCATGTTCAACGATGTGTTTGCTACAGTTCTCAGCATAGTAGCTGCAATTGTTGCAGCTTTTTATGGATTGGGTTATTGGGCATTGGTTATTATGCCACTAGTAGGTGGAGTGATTGGTACTGTAGGTCTTTGGATTACCTGTAGTTGGCGTCCTGGTTTCCCTGCAAGGCTCATGGGTGTGCGCTCAATGTTGGCTTTTGGTGGACACTTAACAGCCTTCAGTACAATCAACTATTTTGCCCGCAACTTAGACAACGTGCTAATCGGACGTTCTTGGGGCGCTCAACAGTTAGGTTTATACGCTAAAGCTTATCAATTATTACTTCTGCCCCTTAATCAAATTAATGCACCTATTACTGGTGTTGCTATTCCTAGTCTGAGTAGATTGCAACAGGAACCAGAAAAATTTCGCCATTACTATCTTAAGGCTCTATCAATAGTTGCTTTTCTAACCATGCCTACAATTACTTTTATGATTGTGGCAGCAGAAGAAATTATTGGCACCTTACTTGGCTCTCAATGGCAAGATGCTGTTGCTATTTTTAGATTGTTAAGTATCTCTGCAATAGTTCAACCTATTTGCAATACTACTGGTTGGCTTTATATTTCCACGGGTAATACTCAGAGGATGTTTAAGTGGGGTTTATTCTCCTCATCCCTAGTTGTGGCATCATTCTTTATCGGCTTGCCTTATCAGGCTTATGGAGTTGCTTTATCTTATACTGTTGCAATGCTTTTACAAGCTGCTCCATGCATTTATTATGCAACAAGTGGTACATCTATTACTATCTTTGATGTGCTAAAAGCTGTAAAGCAAGTATTTATTTCTTCTATAATATCTAGTTCTATAGCATGTGCAATCAAAATTGTTATAAGCTCAAGCATACCCATGTGGATCTGCTTAATTATTTATTCTCTTGTAATGATTGCAGTATATGTTTTATTAATGTTTTATATCTTTGGGCAAAAGGATTTTTACTTGAGCTTCTTAAGAGAATTTAAAAAAACAAAATAA
- a CDS encoding WecB/TagA/CpsF family glycosyltransferase, giving the protein MGEVKLVPTQKVLDFPITALTFENQIQTILKWAIARESKTVCVANVHMLMEAHWNPEFARVLKTADVVTPDGMPLVWMMRRMGARSQDRVAGMDILQGLCKLAQIQNVSVFFLGSQTEILAKMRKRLDQEFPNLKIAAMEPLPFRPLTETEDADLVKKINKSGAGLVFVSLGCPKQENWMAQHKGKIQAVMIGVGGVFPVYAGIHKRAPRIIRELGFEWLYRWIQEPRRLWSRYMTTIPPFIWLATKQLLSSSRLAEVFLQGSGD; this is encoded by the coding sequence ATGGGAGAGGTAAAATTAGTACCTACTCAAAAAGTTCTGGATTTTCCCATTACTGCATTAACTTTTGAAAACCAAATACAAACAATACTGAAGTGGGCGATCGCTCGGGAGAGTAAAACAGTCTGCGTTGCCAATGTACATATGCTCATGGAAGCTCATTGGAATCCCGAGTTTGCTAGAGTACTAAAAACTGCAGATGTCGTCACTCCTGATGGAATGCCTTTAGTTTGGATGATGCGGCGGATGGGTGCGCGTTCCCAAGACCGTGTAGCAGGGATGGATATTCTACAAGGATTATGTAAGCTAGCTCAAATACAAAATGTTAGTGTTTTCTTTCTAGGTTCCCAAACCGAAATCCTTGCCAAAATGCGAAAAAGGCTGGATCAAGAATTTCCCAACCTGAAAATAGCAGCGATGGAACCTTTACCCTTCCGTCCTCTGACAGAAACTGAAGACGCAGATTTGGTCAAAAAAATCAATAAAAGTGGTGCTGGTTTAGTATTTGTATCATTAGGATGTCCAAAACAAGAAAATTGGATGGCTCAACACAAAGGTAAAATCCAAGCTGTCATGATTGGAGTCGGTGGAGTTTTCCCAGTTTACGCAGGAATCCATAAGCGCGCACCACGCATAATTAGAGAATTAGGCTTTGAGTGGCTTTATCGCTGGATTCAAGAACCGCGCCGTCTCTGGAGCCGTTATATGACAACAATTCCACCTTTTATTTGGCTGGCTACAAAACAGTTACTCTCATCCAGTCGTTTGGCAGAAGTCTTCCTTCAAGGAAGCGGGGATTGA
- a CDS encoding alpha-hydroxy acid oxidase, whose amino-acid sequence MALDYYSSGAGDEITLRDNRAAFERLKLRPRMLVDVSDRNLSTSILGQPLALPLLIAPMAFQCLAHPEGEIATATAAAAAGVGMVLSTLATKTIEDVAEIRQHFPNALQWFQLYIHKDRSLTRALVERAYNVGYKALCLTVDAPMLGRRERDQRNEFSLPPGLHAANLATISGLDIPHAQGESGLFTYFAQQLNPALTWDDLAWLQSICPLPLVIKGILRGDDAIRAVECGVKAIVVSNHGGRQLDGAIASLDALAEIVTAVDGKAEILMDGGIRRGTDILKALALGAKAVLIGRPILWGLAVAGKAGASHVIALLQDELSLAMALSGCAKLEDIDPSLVKSLEK is encoded by the coding sequence ATGGCGCTTGATTATTACAGTAGCGGTGCTGGAGATGAAATTACATTACGAGATAACCGTGCTGCATTCGAGCGCTTAAAGTTGCGTCCACGCATGTTAGTAGATGTGAGCGATCGCAATTTATCTACCTCTATCCTAGGGCAACCGCTTGCCCTACCTTTACTAATTGCACCAATGGCATTTCAATGTCTAGCTCATCCAGAGGGAGAAATCGCTACCGCCACAGCAGCAGCAGCAGCAGGTGTGGGTATGGTTCTCAGTACTTTAGCGACTAAAACTATTGAAGATGTTGCAGAGATACGCCAACATTTCCCTAATGCTTTGCAATGGTTCCAACTTTACATCCATAAAGATAGAAGCTTAACTCGCGCTTTAGTTGAAAGAGCCTATAACGTAGGTTACAAAGCATTATGTTTAACTGTAGATGCTCCCATGTTAGGAAGGCGCGAACGAGATCAGCGTAACGAATTTTCCTTACCACCTGGCTTACACGCCGCTAATCTTGCAACCATCTCAGGGTTAGATATACCCCATGCACAAGGTGAATCTGGGTTGTTTACTTATTTTGCTCAACAGCTAAACCCGGCATTAACTTGGGATGATTTAGCATGGTTGCAATCAATTTGCCCTCTACCCTTGGTAATAAAAGGTATATTACGAGGAGATGATGCCATACGTGCAGTCGAGTGCGGAGTCAAAGCCATAGTTGTCTCTAATCATGGTGGCAGACAATTGGATGGTGCGATCGCATCTTTAGATGCTTTAGCTGAGATTGTCACTGCTGTAGATGGTAAAGCCGAAATCTTGATGGATGGTGGTATCCGTCGTGGTACAGATATTCTTAAAGCCTTAGCATTAGGGGCAAAAGCTGTACTCATCGGACGGCCAATTTTATGGGGACTAGCAGTAGCCGGAAAAGCTGGTGCATCCCATGTAATTGCGCTGCTACAGGATGAGTTAAGTTTAGCTATGGCACTTAGTGGCTGTGCCAAACTCGAAGATATTGATCCTTCTTTAGTCAAATCCTTAGAAAAATAA